In the Paenibacillus sp. FSL H7-0357 genome, one interval contains:
- a CDS encoding YpdA family putative bacillithiol disulfide reductase gives MKDVIIIGAGPCGLSAAMECQRQGLSSLIIEKNFIVHSIYLYPTSMQFFSTTSLLEIGDVPFTSPNDKPYRHEALVYYRRAAEQHGLDIAAYEEALSVERLEDGSFAVHTITKRGEQLTHAASNVVISTGYFDQPNMIGIPGEELPKVTHYFGEAHPYTGMKVTVIGGSNSAVDAALELMRVGASVDMVYRGASISQNIKPWVRPIFESMVAKEKITLHLESRVTEITPGSVIVTKSNGETLELDNDFVLALTGFRPSRTLLSSAGAIMDDEQDKPAYNPSTMETNIQGLYVAGVIASGRNANEVFIETGRGHGKLIADHIISKRLT, from the coding sequence ATGAAAGACGTCATTATTATCGGGGCAGGCCCGTGCGGGCTTTCGGCCGCAATGGAATGCCAGCGCCAAGGGCTGTCCAGCCTGATTATTGAAAAAAACTTTATTGTCCACTCCATTTATCTGTATCCGACCAGCATGCAGTTCTTCAGTACAACCTCTTTATTGGAGATTGGCGATGTGCCTTTTACCTCACCCAATGACAAGCCTTACCGCCATGAAGCACTCGTCTATTACCGCCGCGCCGCCGAGCAGCATGGACTCGATATTGCCGCTTACGAAGAAGCGCTCTCAGTCGAACGTCTGGAGGACGGAAGTTTCGCTGTACATACGATCACTAAACGGGGGGAACAGCTAACCCATGCAGCCTCAAACGTGGTGATCTCCACTGGTTACTTCGACCAGCCCAATATGATCGGCATCCCCGGGGAGGAGCTCCCTAAGGTCACGCACTATTTCGGTGAAGCCCATCCCTATACGGGGATGAAGGTTACTGTCATCGGCGGCAGCAATTCTGCTGTGGATGCGGCACTTGAGTTAATGCGGGTGGGCGCTTCCGTAGATATGGTCTACCGGGGAGCCAGCATTTCGCAGAACATCAAACCGTGGGTACGGCCTATCTTTGAAAGCATGGTAGCTAAAGAAAAGATAACGCTCCATCTGGAATCACGGGTAACCGAAATTACACCTGGTTCAGTCATTGTTACTAAATCAAACGGTGAGACGCTTGAACTCGACAATGATTTTGTACTCGCCTTAACCGGCTTCCGCCCCAGCAGGACACTTTTGTCTTCCGCAGGGGCAATAATGGACGACGAACAGGATAAACCTGCCTATAACCCGTCCACGATGGAAACTAACATCCAGGGACTTTATGTAGCCGGTGTTATCGCCTCCGGACGCAATGCCAATGAGGTATTCATCGAAACCGGCCGGGGCCACGGGAAGCTGATTGCAGATCACATCATTTCAAAACGGCTTACTTAG
- a CDS encoding DUF3939 domain-containing protein, which yields MIFKRAKKNTPPVHLTVTLPQIKQAVRQFEEDMPAPINRTALILEDKSIDLIRLKRYLGGVPHQKFYMSRETFEIFEEADKMVPYYIDMVQSAVDNYINDTGKLPLLEDTWLPEVHYRLLHTERYLKETPPFPLYITEEEMMLTHRPEHFE from the coding sequence ATGATATTCAAACGCGCGAAAAAAAATACACCTCCCGTTCATCTCACTGTTACTTTGCCGCAGATCAAGCAAGCTGTTAGGCAATTTGAAGAAGATATGCCTGCTCCGATCAACCGTACCGCACTGATTCTGGAGGATAAGAGCATTGACCTTATCCGGCTCAAGAGATATTTGGGCGGAGTGCCTCATCAGAAGTTTTACATGTCGCGGGAAACGTTCGAAATTTTTGAGGAAGCTGACAAGATGGTGCCTTATTATATTGATATGGTTCAGTCGGCTGTGGATAATTATATCAACGACACAGGCAAGCTGCCGCTGCTTGAGGACACCTGGCTGCCGGAGGTTCATTACCGCCTGCTGCACACTGAACGTTATCTGAAAGAAACACCGCCATTTCCCCTGTACATCACGGAGGAAGAGATGATGCTGACCCATCGGCCGGAGCATTTTGAATGA
- a CDS encoding DUF2087 domain-containing protein yields the protein MQLEKIVNYHKALSDPTRLRMLLLLSKGEVHGQALAEKLNLSQPTVTHHAAKLREAAMIKERRDKNTVYFSLNPEFIKAGSEASLKFIFAKGAEDMDELSTEKSLKDSVLRNFFAKDGRLRQIPAQYKKKLIALQYMVEKLEPGVVYTEKEINEFIKPFHEDYATIRREFIMHQFMYRENDKYELNPPEMWTHWENVK from the coding sequence ATGCAGCTGGAGAAAATTGTGAATTACCATAAAGCTTTATCCGACCCGACACGCCTGCGCATGCTGCTGCTGCTGTCCAAGGGGGAGGTGCACGGACAGGCGCTGGCGGAGAAACTTAATTTATCACAGCCTACCGTAACACATCATGCCGCCAAGCTCCGTGAGGCCGCAATGATCAAGGAGCGCAGAGACAAGAATACGGTTTACTTTTCGCTGAACCCCGAGTTTATCAAGGCCGGTTCAGAGGCATCGCTTAAATTTATTTTTGCCAAGGGGGCAGAAGATATGGACGAGTTATCTACAGAAAAGAGTCTGAAGGACTCAGTGCTGCGCAACTTTTTTGCCAAAGACGGCCGGCTGCGCCAGATTCCCGCACAATACAAGAAGAAGCTGATCGCACTGCAATATATGGTTGAGAAGCTTGAACCCGGTGTGGTGTATACGGAAAAAGAAATCAACGAGTTTATCAAACCATTCCATGAGGATTATGCCACGATCCGCCGGGAGTTCATCATGCACCAGTTTATGTACCGGGAAAATGACAAATACGAGCTTAACCCGCCGGAGATGTGGACTCACTGGGAAAATGTCAAATAA
- a CDS encoding ABC transporter ATP-binding protein, whose amino-acid sequence MKQWKSYFVFVRPYMKWIVLTLIIGMIKFSIPLTLPLILKYVVDDLLSNSVLTVAERVSKLMYILGGALFLFVIVRGPVEYFRQYFAQLITSKVLFDMRNKLYSHLQRLSLRYYQNTKVGEAISRFINDVEQSKNLVEVGMMNVWLDMFTLVFALGFMFYLNPVLALVSIAILPLYGIAVNTLYKRLKLLTKDRSQALAAIQGYLHERIQGIAIIRSFTMERVDQKQFEAINGKFLEKAMAQTRWNAVTFAIINTLTDIAPLLVIGYGGYQVIHGNLTLGTFVAFFGYLDRMYAPLRRLINSSTVLTQASASLERVMELLDEPYDIVDQPGAKPLNNPTGDIEFDQVWFKYGDENEYVLKDINLRINPGQTVAFVGMSGGGKSSLISLIPRFYDISEGNLRMDGHDIRGLTQESLRRTVGMVLQDNFLFSGSVRENILFGNPAAGEAEIVSAAQAANAHDFIMQLPDGYDTEVGERGVKLSGGQKQRVAIARVFLKDPKVLILDEATSALDLESEHLIQQALQSLSSERTTLIVAHRLSTITHADQIVVLENGEITERGTHEGLMALDGSYARLFNVQRLDA is encoded by the coding sequence GTGAAACAATGGAAATCTTATTTTGTTTTTGTCCGGCCTTATATGAAATGGATTGTGCTGACGCTGATTATCGGCATGATCAAATTTAGCATTCCGCTAACACTGCCGCTGATTCTGAAATATGTGGTGGATGATCTTCTGAGCAACTCCGTACTGACTGTCGCGGAACGCGTCTCGAAACTGATGTATATCCTCGGAGGCGCATTATTCCTGTTTGTCATTGTCAGAGGTCCTGTTGAGTATTTCCGTCAGTATTTTGCACAGCTGATCACAAGCAAAGTGCTGTTCGACATGCGCAACAAGCTGTACAGCCACTTGCAGCGCCTGTCACTGCGTTACTATCAGAATACAAAGGTAGGCGAGGCCATATCCAGATTCATCAATGATGTGGAGCAGTCAAAGAATCTCGTGGAAGTCGGGATGATGAACGTCTGGCTGGATATGTTCACGCTCGTCTTTGCACTAGGTTTCATGTTCTACCTCAATCCGGTGCTGGCGCTCGTATCCATAGCCATCCTGCCGCTGTACGGCATTGCCGTGAACACACTTTATAAGCGGCTCAAGCTGCTGACCAAGGACCGTTCCCAGGCGCTGGCAGCGATTCAAGGCTATTTGCATGAGCGGATTCAGGGCATTGCGATTATCCGCAGCTTCACGATGGAGCGGGTGGACCAGAAGCAATTTGAGGCTATCAACGGCAAGTTTCTGGAAAAGGCGATGGCCCAAACGCGCTGGAACGCCGTTACTTTTGCTATTATCAATACCTTAACGGACATCGCCCCGCTGCTTGTGATCGGTTATGGGGGATATCAGGTGATACACGGCAATCTGACGCTGGGTACCTTTGTTGCCTTCTTCGGTTACCTGGACCGGATGTATGCCCCGCTGCGGCGGCTGATTAATTCCTCCACCGTGTTGACTCAGGCCTCCGCATCGCTGGAGCGGGTCATGGAGCTATTGGACGAACCTTACGATATCGTCGATCAGCCTGGAGCAAAGCCGCTGAACAATCCGACAGGAGATATAGAGTTCGATCAGGTATGGTTCAAATATGGCGATGAGAACGAATATGTGCTGAAGGATATTAATCTGCGGATAAACCCCGGACAGACGGTGGCCTTTGTAGGGATGAGCGGCGGGGGAAAGTCCTCTCTAATCAGTCTGATCCCGCGGTTCTATGATATCAGTGAAGGCAATCTGCGAATGGACGGGCATGATATCCGGGGGCTGACGCAGGAGAGTCTGCGGCGGACTGTCGGCATGGTACTGCAGGATAATTTCCTGTTCAGCGGTTCGGTGCGCGAGAATATTCTCTTCGGCAATCCGGCGGCTGGTGAGGCGGAAATTGTCTCCGCAGCACAGGCGGCTAACGCGCATGATTTCATCATGCAGCTTCCTGATGGCTATGATACTGAGGTAGGAGAGCGGGGGGTGAAGCTGTCGGGAGGCCAGAAACAGCGCGTGGCGATTGCGCGGGTATTTCTCAAGGACCCGAAGGTGCTTATTCTTGACGAGGCTACCTCGGCACTGGACCTGGAATCGGAGCATCTGATCCAGCAGGCGCTCCAGTCGCTTTCATCCGAGCGCACAACGCTGATTGTCGCCCACAGACTGTCCACGATTACCCATGCAGACCAGATTGTTGTGCTGGAGAATGGAGAGATCACCGAGCGGGGGACCCACGAAGGGCTTATGGCGCTTGACGGAAGTTACGCCCGGCTGTTCAATGTACAACGGCTGGATGCTTGA
- the rsgA gene encoding ribosome small subunit-dependent GTPase A produces MTIVQYGWNETWMNKWNELHQSLENKTFVPGRIVGDFGSKYRVMTETGETWGELAGRLRHTLTDSGDYPAIGDWVSLAMMDGGEHAVIHGVLPRQSVISRKVAGNTNEEQIVASNVDTLFLVSALNDDFNVRRMERYLIMAWNSGANPVILLTKADLCDDAESKIAEMERAAPGVAVYAVSALLGDGRDKLLPYIGSGQTVALTGSSGCGKSTLVNWLSGATLQLTQDVREGDSRGRHTTTHRELFILPDGGIIVDTPGMRELQLWEDEGGLDLAFGDISSLAADCRFSDCRHEREEGCAVLAAVSNGALEEKRLLNYRKTQKELLYQSSKEVKQKRKTAAAATKAAPSRSRNSGWRRELEEY; encoded by the coding sequence ATGACAATAGTACAATATGGCTGGAATGAAACCTGGATGAACAAGTGGAACGAACTGCATCAAAGTCTGGAAAACAAAACATTTGTACCCGGCAGAATTGTCGGCGATTTCGGCAGCAAGTACAGGGTTATGACGGAAACGGGAGAAACCTGGGGTGAGCTGGCAGGCAGGCTCAGACATACCTTAACCGATTCCGGGGATTATCCGGCAATCGGTGACTGGGTGTCGCTGGCGATGATGGATGGTGGAGAACATGCCGTTATTCATGGCGTGCTGCCCCGGCAAAGTGTGATCTCGCGGAAGGTGGCGGGAAATACAAATGAGGAACAGATTGTGGCCTCCAACGTAGACACTTTATTCCTTGTCAGTGCGTTAAATGACGATTTTAATGTCCGGCGGATGGAAAGATATTTGATCATGGCCTGGAACAGCGGGGCAAACCCGGTAATCCTGCTGACCAAAGCGGATTTGTGTGATGATGCAGAGAGCAAAATTGCAGAGATGGAGCGGGCAGCACCCGGAGTGGCCGTGTACGCAGTCAGCGCCTTGCTCGGAGACGGGCGGGATAAACTGCTGCCCTATATTGGCAGCGGTCAGACAGTGGCCCTGACCGGCTCCTCGGGCTGCGGGAAGTCAACGCTGGTTAACTGGCTTAGCGGAGCAACCCTGCAGCTCACCCAGGATGTCAGGGAAGGGGATAGCCGGGGGCGGCACACAACCACTCACCGGGAACTGTTCATCCTCCCGGACGGCGGTATCATTGTCGATACCCCGGGAATGCGCGAGCTGCAGCTGTGGGAGGATGAAGGCGGACTTGATCTCGCATTCGGGGATATCAGCAGTCTGGCAGCAGATTGCCGTTTTAGCGATTGCAGACATGAACGCGAAGAGGGCTGCGCAGTTCTTGCGGCAGTATCAAACGGTGCGCTGGAAGAGAAACGGCTGCTGAATTACCGCAAAACCCAGAAGGAGCTGCTATACCAGAGCAGCAAAGAGGTGAAGCAGAAGCGGAAAACAGCAGCCGCTGCGACCAAGGCAGCGCCTTCCCGTTCCAGAAATTCCGGCTGGCGCCGGGAGCTGGAGGAATATTGA
- a CDS encoding HesB/YadR/YfhF family protein — MKMVISPEAAAWFKRELDLQTGAHIRLFPRYSSGGGLHPGFSLGIATELPGRPAVQTEQGDLIFYMEEQDLWYMEGYSLSIVYVEAEDDIDYQYELLPVAGGVQQ, encoded by the coding sequence ATGAAGATGGTAATCAGCCCAGAAGCCGCCGCCTGGTTTAAGCGGGAATTAGATCTGCAGACAGGGGCGCATATCCGGTTATTTCCCCGTTACAGTTCAGGAGGAGGACTGCATCCAGGGTTTTCACTGGGAATCGCCACCGAACTGCCGGGACGTCCTGCTGTGCAGACTGAGCAGGGAGACCTGATTTTTTATATGGAAGAGCAGGACTTGTGGTATATGGAGGGATACAGCCTATCCATTGTCTATGTGGAGGCTGAGGATGATATCGACTACCAGTATGAGTTACTGCCGGTGGCCGGTGGAGTGCAGCAGTAA
- a CDS encoding MerR family transcriptional regulator, whose protein sequence is MNTYTGKQLAELLQREEPDMNLRTIRYYTQIGLLPPLELSGNKRVYTDRHLEYLRAILTLSKSGESLADIQEKLAGLPEEEVAKIGDRLRFYQTEHIFRNETLVINEDVMLMVSPRISAELKSELVETVNRLLKGGNTP, encoded by the coding sequence ATGAATACCTATACCGGCAAACAGCTTGCCGAACTTCTTCAGAGAGAAGAGCCGGATATGAATCTAAGAACGATACGGTACTATACGCAAATCGGGCTTCTGCCACCGCTGGAATTATCCGGCAACAAACGGGTCTATACCGACCGGCATCTGGAATATTTGCGGGCGATCCTCACCTTGTCCAAAAGCGGGGAGAGTCTGGCAGATATTCAAGAGAAGCTTGCGGGATTGCCTGAGGAGGAAGTGGCTAAGATTGGCGATCGTCTGCGTTTCTACCAAACGGAGCATATTTTCCGCAATGAGACCCTAGTCATTAATGAAGATGTGATGCTTATGGTTAGTCCGCGCATATCTGCAGAACTAAAGTCCGAGCTGGTTGAAACGGTGAACCGGCTGCTGAAGGGAGGCAACACCCCATGA
- a CDS encoding DUF441 domain-containing protein — MDITSLLLLGLAALGIISSNTPVTIAMVVLLLLRVLGLQQAFPWLEKYGLTVGIIILTIGVMTPLASGKISLQMIWHSFYHWKSLLAIGIGILVAYLGGRGAVLMGSQPTIVAGLLIGTVIGVAFFKGVPVGPLIAAGILSLLIGRG; from the coding sequence ATGGATATCACCTCGCTCCTCCTGCTGGGCCTCGCAGCCCTCGGCATTATCAGCAGCAATACGCCGGTAACGATCGCAATGGTTGTGCTGCTGCTGCTGAGGGTGCTTGGACTGCAGCAGGCTTTTCCGTGGCTCGAAAAGTATGGCCTGACTGTCGGGATCATCATCCTCACCATCGGCGTGATGACTCCGCTGGCGAGCGGTAAAATATCGCTGCAAATGATCTGGCATTCGTTTTACCACTGGAAATCGCTGCTTGCCATTGGGATCGGTATCCTTGTTGCCTATTTGGGTGGGCGTGGAGCAGTGCTTATGGGCAGCCAGCCTACGATCGTTGCCGGCCTGCTGATCGGCACGGTTATCGGTGTCGCTTTTTTCAAAGGCGTACCCGTAGGTCCGCTGATCGCGGCAGGTATCCTCTCCCTGCTGATTGGACGTGGATAA
- a CDS encoding ABC transporter ATP-binding protein, which produces MFSVLRNLGWFFRREKRRYTVGLILLIVVGVLELLPPRLLGNAIDEIVRGSITAGSLMKYIGLIVLMLLIIYWITYIWMHKLFGGSNLVERLLRSRFMNHLMTMTPSFFERNRTGDLMARATNDIRAVSATVGFGMLTLVDSTVYLTVVLLAMGFLVSWKLTLAAVLPLPLIAIAMIYYGKAIHDRYSLAQDAFGDMNDQVLESVSGIRVIRAYVQERMDEKRFSDITEDVYRKNMAVARVDAFFEPTIRFCVGLSYIIALTYGIYLVFRNQITLGDLVSFNMYLGMIVWPMFAIGELINIMQRGGASLERIDETLNSRPDVEDIAHPVPVEYPTRIELKDVTFRYPTSTIDNLSGVSFSLSQGQTLGVVGRTGSGKSTLLKQLLHEYPSGKGDILISGVPIGQIALDRLHGWMGYVPQEQILFSKSVRENIQFGYNNASDERIMEAITAAAFQNDLGTLSDGLDTLVGERGVSLSGGQKQRVSISRAFIANPDILILDDALSAVDARTEAKIIENIRSERAGKTTLISTHRLSAIEHADLIVVLDNGHITERGTHQELLNMNGWYREQFDRQQVENNLTNE; this is translated from the coding sequence TTGTTCTCCGTTCTCCGAAATCTCGGTTGGTTCTTCCGCCGGGAGAAAAGGCGCTACACAGTAGGCCTGATTTTATTAATTGTAGTTGGTGTGCTTGAACTGCTGCCTCCTCGTCTGCTCGGCAATGCCATTGACGAGATCGTACGCGGCTCGATAACCGCCGGTTCCCTAATGAAGTATATTGGCCTGATCGTCCTCATGCTTCTAATTATTTATTGGATCACCTACATATGGATGCATAAGCTGTTCGGGGGTTCCAACCTTGTGGAGCGTCTGCTCCGCTCCCGCTTTATGAATCATCTTATGACGATGACGCCTTCCTTCTTCGAGCGCAACCGTACCGGTGACCTCATGGCCCGGGCAACCAATGATATCCGTGCCGTATCGGCAACCGTCGGCTTCGGGATGCTGACTCTGGTGGATTCAACGGTTTACCTTACCGTTGTGCTGCTGGCCATGGGCTTTCTGGTCAGCTGGAAGCTGACACTCGCGGCAGTGCTGCCGCTTCCGCTGATCGCCATCGCCATGATTTACTATGGCAAGGCCATTCATGACCGGTACAGCCTGGCACAGGATGCCTTCGGAGATATGAACGACCAGGTACTGGAATCCGTATCCGGTATTCGCGTGATCCGGGCCTACGTACAGGAACGTATGGACGAGAAACGATTCTCCGACATTACGGAGGATGTATACCGCAAAAATATGGCGGTAGCCCGCGTTGATGCCTTTTTTGAACCAACGATCCGCTTTTGTGTGGGACTAAGCTATATTATCGCGCTTACCTACGGCATTTATCTTGTATTCCGCAATCAAATTACACTTGGAGATTTGGTTTCCTTCAATATGTATCTGGGGATGATCGTGTGGCCGATGTTCGCGATCGGTGAGCTGATCAATATTATGCAGCGCGGCGGAGCATCCCTTGAACGGATCGATGAGACGCTGAATTCCCGTCCTGATGTTGAGGATATTGCTCATCCGGTTCCGGTTGAATACCCGACCCGTATTGAGCTAAAGGATGTAACGTTCCGTTACCCTACTTCGACCATCGACAATCTAAGCGGCGTCAGCTTCTCCCTCTCCCAGGGACAGACGCTCGGGGTAGTCGGACGCACAGGCAGCGGCAAATCAACCTTGCTGAAACAGCTGCTTCATGAATATCCGTCCGGTAAAGGTGACATCCTGATCTCCGGTGTGCCGATTGGGCAAATTGCCCTCGACCGCCTGCACGGCTGGATGGGTTATGTGCCGCAGGAGCAAATTCTGTTCTCCAAATCGGTTCGTGAGAACATCCAGTTCGGGTACAATAATGCCAGCGACGAACGGATTATGGAAGCCATCACGGCAGCGGCTTTCCAGAATGACCTCGGTACCTTGTCTGACGGCCTGGATACCTTAGTGGGTGAACGCGGTGTCTCTCTTTCCGGAGGCCAGAAACAGCGCGTCTCGATCTCCAGAGCCTTTATCGCAAATCCCGATATTCTGATCCTGGATGATGCGCTTTCTGCCGTTGACGCACGTACAGAAGCCAAAATTATCGAGAACATCCGCTCGGAGCGTGCCGGCAAAACCACGCTGATCTCCACTCACCGTCTCTCTGCTATTGAGCATGCCGATCTGATCGTTGTACTGGATAACGGACATATAACAGAGCGGGGCACGCATCAGGAGCTGCTGAACATGAACGGCTGGTATCGTGAGCAGTTCGACCGCCAGCAGGTGGAGAACAATTTAACGAATGAATAA
- a CDS encoding HAD family hydrolase: MNKVQALLFDLDNTLMDRDSTFRSFSEQFVSDFLGHLQPEEARRVVEDIIVRDADGYRDKDGFFAELSEVLPWEKAVSAADIRAYYDETYTGHGALMKYAEDILNYCREQGYILGLVTNGKKQIQYGKIDLLGLRGFFKTIVISGEAGISKPDPAIYRLALERLGTTAEQTLFIGDHPVNDIWGAGKTGMETIWLKRNHEWDDKLDVHPWKTIHELDELKGIL, from the coding sequence ATGAACAAAGTACAAGCACTTCTGTTTGATCTGGATAACACGCTCATGGACCGTGATTCAACCTTCCGCAGTTTCAGCGAACAATTTGTAAGTGATTTCCTCGGGCATTTGCAGCCGGAAGAAGCACGGCGGGTAGTTGAGGATATTATTGTGCGTGATGCCGACGGGTACCGGGACAAGGACGGTTTTTTTGCCGAGCTCAGCGAGGTGCTGCCATGGGAGAAGGCTGTGTCGGCTGCGGACATCCGGGCCTATTATGATGAGACCTACACCGGGCACGGAGCGCTTATGAAGTACGCCGAAGATATTTTGAACTACTGCCGGGAGCAGGGGTATATTCTTGGTCTGGTTACGAACGGCAAGAAACAGATCCAATATGGCAAAATCGATCTTCTTGGACTGCGCGGCTTCTTTAAGACGATAGTCATTTCCGGCGAAGCCGGAATCAGCAAGCCGGATCCGGCTATTTACCGTCTTGCACTGGAGCGTCTGGGCACAACAGCGGAACAGACGCTGTTCATCGGCGATCATCCGGTGAACGATATCTGGGGTGCAGGCAAGACAGGTATGGAAACAATCTGGCTGAAGCGTAATCATGAATGGGATGACAAGCTGGATGTGCATCCATGGAAAACCATCCATGAGCTTGATGAGTTGAAGGGGATTCTTTAG
- a CDS encoding FMN-dependent NADH-azoreductase → MSNVLFIKANNRPADQSVSVQLYNEFLASYKESHPQDEITELDLFAEQLPYYDNTLITGVYKAAQGYEATPEEAAGAALVKKYLNQFLAADKVVFAFPLWNMTVPAVLHTYIDYLNQAGTTFKYTAEGPVGLLTDKKAAVLNARGGIYSEGPAASAEMAVNFIMGNLNFWGFKDTTQVIIEGHNQNPAQSAEIIASGLQLAKTAAASF, encoded by the coding sequence ATGTCTAATGTACTTTTCATCAAAGCCAATAACCGCCCTGCAGATCAATCCGTAAGCGTTCAGCTTTACAACGAATTCCTGGCAAGCTACAAGGAGTCCCACCCGCAAGACGAAATCACTGAACTGGATTTGTTCGCAGAGCAACTTCCATATTATGACAACACACTGATTACCGGTGTTTATAAAGCTGCTCAAGGCTACGAAGCTACTCCTGAAGAAGCTGCCGGCGCTGCACTGGTTAAGAAATACCTGAATCAGTTCCTTGCCGCTGACAAGGTAGTATTTGCTTTCCCGCTCTGGAACATGACTGTTCCGGCTGTACTTCATACTTACATCGACTACCTGAACCAGGCAGGCACCACATTCAAATACACTGCTGAAGGTCCAGTTGGATTGCTGACTGACAAAAAAGCTGCTGTACTCAATGCCAGAGGCGGCATCTATTCCGAAGGACCGGCAGCAAGCGCTGAAATGGCTGTTAACTTCATCATGGGCAACCTGAACTTCTGGGGCTTCAAAGATACTACTCAAGTGATTATTGAAGGCCACAACCAGAACCCTGCACAATCCGCAGAAATCATCGCGAGCGGTTTGCAACTGGCCAAGACTGCTGCTGCATCGTTCTAA